One window of the Saccopteryx bilineata isolate mSacBil1 chromosome 2, mSacBil1_pri_phased_curated, whole genome shotgun sequence genome contains the following:
- the HDAC5 gene encoding histone deacetylase 5 isoform X5 translates to MNSPTESADGMSGREPSLEILPRTPLHGIPVTVEVKPVLPGAMPSSMGGGGGGSPSPVELRGALAGPVDPALREQQLQQELLALKQQQQLQKQLLFAEFQKQHDHLTRQHEVQLQKHLKQQQMLAAKRQQELEQQRQREQQRQEELEKQRLEQQLLILRNKEKSKESAIASTEVKLRLQEFLLSKSKEPTPGGLNHSLPQHPKCWGAHHASLDQSSPPQSGPPGTPPSYKLPLLGPYDSRDDFPLRKTASEPNLKVRSRLKQKVAERRSSPLLRRKDGTVISTFKKRAVEITVSSVCNSAPGSGPSSPNSSHSTIAENGFTGSVPNIPTEMLPQHRALPLESSPNQFSLYTSPSLPNISLGLQATVTVTNSHLTASPKLSTQQEAERQALQSLRQGGTLTGKFMSTSSIPGCLLGVALEGDTSPHGHASLLQHVLLLEQARQQSTLIAVPLHGQSPLVTGERVTTSMRTVGKLPRHRPLSRTQSSPLPQSPQALQQLVMQQQHQQFLEKQKQQQLQLGKILTKTGELSRQPTTHPEETEEELTEQQEALLGEGALTIPREGSTESESTQEDLEEEEGEEEEEEEEEEDCIQVKDEEGESGAEEGPDLEESSAGYKKVFSDAQQLQPLQVYQAPLSLSTVPHQALGRTQSSPAAPGSMKSPPDQPTKHLFTTGVVYDTFMLKHQCMCGNTHVHPEHAGRIQSIWSRLQETGLLSKCERVRGRKATLDEIQTVHSEYHTLLYGTSPLNRQKLDSKKLLGPISQKMYAVLPCGGIGVDSDTVWNEMHSSSAVRMAVGCLVELAFKVVTGELKNGFAIIRPPGHHAEESTAMGFCFFNSVAITTKLLQQKLNVGKVLIVDWDIHHGNGTQQAFYNDSSVLYISLHRYDNGNFFPGSGAPEEVGGGPGVGYNVNVAWTGGVDPPIGDVEYLTAFRTVVMPIAHEFSPDVVLVSAGFDAVEGHLSPLGGYSVTARCFGHLTRQLMTLAGGRVVLALEGGHDLTAICDASEACVSALLSVELQPLDETVLQQKPNINAVATLEKVIEIQSKHWSCVQRFAAGLGRSLREAQAGETEEAETVSAMALLSVGAEQAQAAAAREQSPRPAEEPMEQEPAL, encoded by the exons ATGAACTCTCCCACCGAGTCGG CAGATGGGATGTCAGGCCGGGAACCATCCTTGGAAATCCTGCCTCGGACTCCTTTACACGGCATCCCTGTGACAG TGGAGGTGAAGCCGGTGTTGCCaggagccatgcccagctccatggggggtgggggtggaggcagcCCCAGCCCAGTGGAGCTGCGGGGTGCTCTGGCAGGCCCTGTGGACCCAGCGCTGCGTGAGCAGCAACTGCAGCAGGAGCTTCTGGCGCTTAAGCAGCAGCAACAGCTGCAGAAGCAGCTTTTGTTTGCTGAGTTCCAGAAACAGCATGACCACCTGACACGGCAGCATGAGGTCCAGCTGCAGAAGCACCTCAAG cagcagcagatgTTGGCAGCCAAGAGGCAGCAGGAGCTAGAGCAGCAGCGGCAGCGGgagcagcagcggcaggaggagctggagaagcagcGGCTGGAGCAGCAGCTGCTTATCCTGCGGAACAAGGAGAAGAGCAAAGAGA GTGCCATCGCCAGCACTGAGGTGAAGCTGAGGCTCCAGGAATTCCTCCTGTCAAAGTCAAAGGAGCCCACGCCAGGCGGCCTCAACCATTCCCTCCCGCAGCATCCCAAATGCTG GGGAGCCCACCATGCTTCTTTGGACCAGAGTTCCCCTCCCCAGAGTGGCCCCCCTGGGACGCCTCCCTCCTACAAACTGCCTTTGCTTGGGCCCTATGACAGCCGCGATGACTTCCCCCTCCGCAAAACAG CCTCTGAACCCAACTTGAAAGTACGTTCAAGGCTAAAGCAGAAGGTGGCTGAGCGGAGAAGCAGTCCCCTCCTGCGTCGCAAGGATGGGACTGTCATTAGCACCTTTAAGAAGAGAGCTGTTGAGATCACAG TGTCATCAGTGTGTAACAGCGCGCCAGGCTCTGGCCCTAGCTCTCCCAACAGCTCCCACAGCACCATCGCTGAGAACGGGTTTACTGGCTCAGTCCCCAACATCCCCACTGAG ATGCTCCCCCAGCACCGGGCCCTCCCTCTGGAGAGCTCTCCCAACCAGTTCAGCCTCTACACGTCTCCCTCTCTGCCCAACATCTCCCTAGGGCTGCAGGCCACAGTCACTGTCACCAACTCGCACCTCACC GCCTCCCCGAAACTGTCCACGCAGCAGGAGGCCGAGAGGCAGGCCCTCCAGTCCCTGCGGCAGGGTGGTACACTGACTGGCAAGTTCATGAGCACATCCTCTATCCCTGGCTGCCTGCTGGGTGTGGCGCTGGAGGGTGACACGAGTCCCCATGGGCATGCCTCTCTGCTACAGCACGTACTGCTGCTGGAGCAGGCCCGGCAGCAGAGCACCCTCATCGCTG TGCCGCTCCATGGGCAGTCCCCACTGGTGACAGGTGAACGAGTGACTACCAGCATGCGGACAGTGGGCAAGCTCCCAAGGCATCGACCCCTGAGCCGCACCCAGTCCTCACCACTACCCCAGAGCCCGCAGGCCCTGCAGCAGCTGGTCATGCAGCAGCAGCACCAACAGTTCCTGGagaagcagaagcagcagcagctgcagctaGGCAAG ATCCTCACAAAGACCGGGGAGCTGTCGCGACAGCCCACCACCCACCctgaggagacagaagaggagTTGACAGAGCAGCAGGAGGCCTTGCTGGGGGAAGGGGCCCTCACTATACCCCGAGAAGGATCCACAGAGAGTGAGAGCACGCAGGAAGacctggaggaggaagaaggggaggaggaggaagaggaggaggaagaggaggactgCATCCAGGTCAAGGATGAGGAGGGCGAGAGTGGTGCTGAGGAGGGACCTGACTTGGAGGAGTCCAGTGCTGGTTACAAAAAG gtATTCTCAGATGCCCAGCAGCTGCAGCCTCTGCAGGTGTACCAGGCGCCCCTCAGCCTGTCCACTGTGCCCCACCAGGCCCTGGGCCGCACCCAGTCCTCACCTGCTGCTCCTGGGAGCATGAAGAGCCCCCCAGACCAGCCCACCAAGCACCTCTTCACCACGG GTGTGGTTTACGACACGTTCATGCTGAAGCACCAGTGCATGTGTGGGAACACACACGTGCACCCCGAGCATGCCGGTCGCATCCAGAGCATCTGGTCCCGGCTGCAGGAGACTGGCCTGCTTAGCAAGTGTGAG CGGGTCCGGGGTCGCAAAGCCACGCTGGACGAGATTCAGACAGTGCACTCGGAATACCACACCCTGCTCTATGGGACTAGCCCCCTCAACCGACAGAAGCTGGACAGCAAGAAGTTGCTTG GCCCCATCAGCCAGAAGATGTATGCCGTGCTGCCTTGTGGGGGTATCGGG GTGGACAGTGACACCGTGTGGAATGAGATGCACTCCTCCAGTGCCGTTCGCATGGCGGTGGGCTGCTTGGTGGAGCTAGCTTTCAAGGTGGTGACAGGAGAGCTCAAG AATGGATTTGCCATCATCCGGCCTCCAGGACACCATGCCGAGGAATCCACAGCCAT ggGATTCTGCTTCTTCAACTCTGTAGCCATCACAACCAAACTCTTGCAGCAGAAGCTCAATGTGGGCAAGGTTCTCATCGTGGACTGG GACATTCACCATGGCAATGGCACCCAGCAAGCGTTCTACAAtgactcctctgtgctctacatCTCCCTGCATCGCTATGACAACGGGAACTTCTTTCCAGGCTCGGGGGCTCCTGAAGAG GTTGGCGGAGGGCCGGGCGTGGGGTACAATGTGAACGTGGCATGGACGGGAGGTGTGGATCCCCCCATCGGAGACGTGGAATACCTAACAGCCTTCAG GACAGTGGTGATGCCCATTGCCCACGAATTCTCACCTGATGTGGTCCTAGTCTCCGCCGGGTTTGATGCTGTTGAGGGACATCTGTCTCCGCTGGGTGGCTACTCTGTCACCGCCAGAT GTTTTGGCCACTTGACCAGGCAGCTGATGACGCTGGCAGGGGGCCGGGTGGTGCTGGCCCTGGAGGGGGGCCATGACTTGACCGCCATCTGTGATGCCTCTGAGGCGTGTGTCTCAGCTCTGCTCAGCGTGGAG CTACAGCCCTTGGATGAGACAGTCTTACAGCAGAAGCCCAACATCAACGCTGTGGCCACGCTAGAGAAAGTCATCGAGATCCAGA GCAAACACTGGAGTTGTGTGCAGAGGTTTGCCGCTGGTCTGGGTCGTTCCCTGCGGGAAGCCCAGGCGGGTGAGACGGAGGAGGCTGAGACTGTGAGCGCCATGGCCTTGCTGTCGGTGGGGGCCGAGCAGGCCCAGGCTGCTGCAGCCAGGGAGCAAAGCCCTAG GCCAGCAGAGGAGCCTATGGAGCAGGAGCCTGCCCTGTGA
- the HDAC5 gene encoding histone deacetylase 5 isoform X4: MNSPTESADGMSGREPSLEILPRTPLHGIPVTVEVKPVLPGAMPSSMGGGGGGSPSPVELRGALAGPVDPALREQQLQQELLALKQQQQLQKQLLFAEFQKQHDHLTRQHEVQLQKHLKQQMLAAKRQQELEQQRQREQQRQEELEKQRLEQQLLILRNKEKSKESAIASTEVKLRLQEFLLSKSKEPTPGGLNHSLPQHPKCWGAHHASLDQSSPPQSGPPGTPPSYKLPLLGPYDSRDDFPLRKTASEPNLKVRSRLKQKVAERRSSPLLRRKDGTVISTFKKRAVEITGAGPGVSSVCNSAPGSGPSSPNSSHSTIAENGFTGSVPNIPTEMLPQHRALPLESSPNQFSLYTSPSLPNISLGLQATVTVTNSHLTASPKLSTQQEAERQALQSLRQGGTLTGKFMSTSSIPGCLLGVALEGDTSPHGHASLLQHVLLLEQARQQSTLIAVPLHGQSPLVTGERVTTSMRTVGKLPRHRPLSRTQSSPLPQSPQALQQLVMQQQHQQFLEKQKQQQLQLGKILTKTGELSRQPTTHPEETEEELTEQQEALLGEGALTIPREGSTESESTQEDLEEEEGEEEEEEEEEEDCIQVKDEEGESGAEEGPDLEESSAGYKKVFSDAQQLQPLQVYQAPLSLSTVPHQALGRTQSSPAAPGSMKSPPDQPTKHLFTTGVVYDTFMLKHQCMCGNTHVHPEHAGRIQSIWSRLQETGLLSKCERVRGRKATLDEIQTVHSEYHTLLYGTSPLNRQKLDSKKLLGPISQKMYAVLPCGGIGVDSDTVWNEMHSSSAVRMAVGCLVELAFKVVTGELKNGFAIIRPPGHHAEESTAMGFCFFNSVAITTKLLQQKLNVGKVLIVDWDIHHGNGTQQAFYNDSSVLYISLHRYDNGNFFPGSGAPEEVGGGPGVGYNVNVAWTGGVDPPIGDVEYLTAFRTVVMPIAHEFSPDVVLVSAGFDAVEGHLSPLGGYSVTARCFGHLTRQLMTLAGGRVVLALEGGHDLTAICDASEACVSALLSVELQPLDETVLQQKPNINAVATLEKVIEIQSKHWSCVQRFAAGLGRSLREAQAGETEEAETVSAMALLSVGAEQAQAAAAREQSPRPAEEPMEQEPAL; encoded by the exons ATGAACTCTCCCACCGAGTCGG CAGATGGGATGTCAGGCCGGGAACCATCCTTGGAAATCCTGCCTCGGACTCCTTTACACGGCATCCCTGTGACAG TGGAGGTGAAGCCGGTGTTGCCaggagccatgcccagctccatggggggtgggggtggaggcagcCCCAGCCCAGTGGAGCTGCGGGGTGCTCTGGCAGGCCCTGTGGACCCAGCGCTGCGTGAGCAGCAACTGCAGCAGGAGCTTCTGGCGCTTAAGCAGCAGCAACAGCTGCAGAAGCAGCTTTTGTTTGCTGAGTTCCAGAAACAGCATGACCACCTGACACGGCAGCATGAGGTCCAGCTGCAGAAGCACCTCAAG cagcagatgTTGGCAGCCAAGAGGCAGCAGGAGCTAGAGCAGCAGCGGCAGCGGgagcagcagcggcaggaggagctggagaagcagcGGCTGGAGCAGCAGCTGCTTATCCTGCGGAACAAGGAGAAGAGCAAAGAGA GTGCCATCGCCAGCACTGAGGTGAAGCTGAGGCTCCAGGAATTCCTCCTGTCAAAGTCAAAGGAGCCCACGCCAGGCGGCCTCAACCATTCCCTCCCGCAGCATCCCAAATGCTG GGGAGCCCACCATGCTTCTTTGGACCAGAGTTCCCCTCCCCAGAGTGGCCCCCCTGGGACGCCTCCCTCCTACAAACTGCCTTTGCTTGGGCCCTATGACAGCCGCGATGACTTCCCCCTCCGCAAAACAG CCTCTGAACCCAACTTGAAAGTACGTTCAAGGCTAAAGCAGAAGGTGGCTGAGCGGAGAAGCAGTCCCCTCCTGCGTCGCAAGGATGGGACTGTCATTAGCACCTTTAAGAAGAGAGCTGTTGAGATCACAGGTGCCGGGCCTGGGG TGTCATCAGTGTGTAACAGCGCGCCAGGCTCTGGCCCTAGCTCTCCCAACAGCTCCCACAGCACCATCGCTGAGAACGGGTTTACTGGCTCAGTCCCCAACATCCCCACTGAG ATGCTCCCCCAGCACCGGGCCCTCCCTCTGGAGAGCTCTCCCAACCAGTTCAGCCTCTACACGTCTCCCTCTCTGCCCAACATCTCCCTAGGGCTGCAGGCCACAGTCACTGTCACCAACTCGCACCTCACC GCCTCCCCGAAACTGTCCACGCAGCAGGAGGCCGAGAGGCAGGCCCTCCAGTCCCTGCGGCAGGGTGGTACACTGACTGGCAAGTTCATGAGCACATCCTCTATCCCTGGCTGCCTGCTGGGTGTGGCGCTGGAGGGTGACACGAGTCCCCATGGGCATGCCTCTCTGCTACAGCACGTACTGCTGCTGGAGCAGGCCCGGCAGCAGAGCACCCTCATCGCTG TGCCGCTCCATGGGCAGTCCCCACTGGTGACAGGTGAACGAGTGACTACCAGCATGCGGACAGTGGGCAAGCTCCCAAGGCATCGACCCCTGAGCCGCACCCAGTCCTCACCACTACCCCAGAGCCCGCAGGCCCTGCAGCAGCTGGTCATGCAGCAGCAGCACCAACAGTTCCTGGagaagcagaagcagcagcagctgcagctaGGCAAG ATCCTCACAAAGACCGGGGAGCTGTCGCGACAGCCCACCACCCACCctgaggagacagaagaggagTTGACAGAGCAGCAGGAGGCCTTGCTGGGGGAAGGGGCCCTCACTATACCCCGAGAAGGATCCACAGAGAGTGAGAGCACGCAGGAAGacctggaggaggaagaaggggaggaggaggaagaggaggaggaagaggaggactgCATCCAGGTCAAGGATGAGGAGGGCGAGAGTGGTGCTGAGGAGGGACCTGACTTGGAGGAGTCCAGTGCTGGTTACAAAAAG gtATTCTCAGATGCCCAGCAGCTGCAGCCTCTGCAGGTGTACCAGGCGCCCCTCAGCCTGTCCACTGTGCCCCACCAGGCCCTGGGCCGCACCCAGTCCTCACCTGCTGCTCCTGGGAGCATGAAGAGCCCCCCAGACCAGCCCACCAAGCACCTCTTCACCACGG GTGTGGTTTACGACACGTTCATGCTGAAGCACCAGTGCATGTGTGGGAACACACACGTGCACCCCGAGCATGCCGGTCGCATCCAGAGCATCTGGTCCCGGCTGCAGGAGACTGGCCTGCTTAGCAAGTGTGAG CGGGTCCGGGGTCGCAAAGCCACGCTGGACGAGATTCAGACAGTGCACTCGGAATACCACACCCTGCTCTATGGGACTAGCCCCCTCAACCGACAGAAGCTGGACAGCAAGAAGTTGCTTG GCCCCATCAGCCAGAAGATGTATGCCGTGCTGCCTTGTGGGGGTATCGGG GTGGACAGTGACACCGTGTGGAATGAGATGCACTCCTCCAGTGCCGTTCGCATGGCGGTGGGCTGCTTGGTGGAGCTAGCTTTCAAGGTGGTGACAGGAGAGCTCAAG AATGGATTTGCCATCATCCGGCCTCCAGGACACCATGCCGAGGAATCCACAGCCAT ggGATTCTGCTTCTTCAACTCTGTAGCCATCACAACCAAACTCTTGCAGCAGAAGCTCAATGTGGGCAAGGTTCTCATCGTGGACTGG GACATTCACCATGGCAATGGCACCCAGCAAGCGTTCTACAAtgactcctctgtgctctacatCTCCCTGCATCGCTATGACAACGGGAACTTCTTTCCAGGCTCGGGGGCTCCTGAAGAG GTTGGCGGAGGGCCGGGCGTGGGGTACAATGTGAACGTGGCATGGACGGGAGGTGTGGATCCCCCCATCGGAGACGTGGAATACCTAACAGCCTTCAG GACAGTGGTGATGCCCATTGCCCACGAATTCTCACCTGATGTGGTCCTAGTCTCCGCCGGGTTTGATGCTGTTGAGGGACATCTGTCTCCGCTGGGTGGCTACTCTGTCACCGCCAGAT GTTTTGGCCACTTGACCAGGCAGCTGATGACGCTGGCAGGGGGCCGGGTGGTGCTGGCCCTGGAGGGGGGCCATGACTTGACCGCCATCTGTGATGCCTCTGAGGCGTGTGTCTCAGCTCTGCTCAGCGTGGAG CTACAGCCCTTGGATGAGACAGTCTTACAGCAGAAGCCCAACATCAACGCTGTGGCCACGCTAGAGAAAGTCATCGAGATCCAGA GCAAACACTGGAGTTGTGTGCAGAGGTTTGCCGCTGGTCTGGGTCGTTCCCTGCGGGAAGCCCAGGCGGGTGAGACGGAGGAGGCTGAGACTGTGAGCGCCATGGCCTTGCTGTCGGTGGGGGCCGAGCAGGCCCAGGCTGCTGCAGCCAGGGAGCAAAGCCCTAG GCCAGCAGAGGAGCCTATGGAGCAGGAGCCTGCCCTGTGA
- the HDAC5 gene encoding histone deacetylase 5 isoform X2 yields MNSPTESADGMSGREPSLEILPRTPLHGIPVTVEVKPVLPGAMPSSMGGGGGGSPSPVELRGALAGPVDPALREQQLQQELLALKQQQQLQKQLLFAEFQKQHDHLTRQHEVQLQKHLKQQQMLAAKRQQELEQQRQREQQRQEELEKQRLEQQLLILRNKEKSKESAIASTEVKLRLQEFLLSKSKEPTPGGLNHSLPQHPKCWGAHHASLDQSSPPQSGPPGTPPSYKLPLLGPYDSRDDFPLRKTASEPNLKVRSRLKQKVAERRSSPLLRRKDGTVISTFKKRAVEITGAGPGVSSVCNSAPGSGPSSPNSSHSTIAENGFTGSVPNIPTEMLPQHRALPLESSPNQFSLYTSPSLPNISLGLQATVTVTNSHLTASPKLSTQQEAERQALQSLRQGGTLTGKFMSTSSIPGCLLGVALEGDTSPHGHASLLQHVLLLEQARQQSTLIAVPLHGQSPLVTGERVTTSMRTVGKLPRHRPLSRTQSSPLPQSPQALQQLVMQQQHQQFLEKQKQQQLQLGKILTKTGELSRQPTTHPEETEEELTEQQEALLGEGALTIPREGSTESESTQEDLEEEEGEEEEEEEEEEDCIQVKDEEGESGAEEGPDLEESSAGYKKVFSDAQQLQPLQVYQAPLSLSTVPHQALGRTQSSPAAPGSMKSPPDQPTKHLFTTGVVYDTFMLKHQCMCGNTHVHPEHAGRIQSIWSRLQETGLLSKCERVRGRKATLDEIQTVHSEYHTLLYGTSPLNRQKLDSKKLLGPISQKMYAVLPCGGIGVDSDTVWNEMHSSSAVRMAVGCLVELAFKVVTGELKNGFAIIRPPGHHAEESTAMGFCFFNSVAITTKLLQQKLNVGKVLIVDWDIHHGNGTQQAFYNDSSVLYISLHRYDNGNFFPGSGAPEEVGGGPGVGYNVNVAWTGGVDPPIGDVEYLTAFRTVVMPIAHEFSPDVVLVSAGFDAVEGHLSPLGGYSVTARCFGHLTRQLMTLAGGRVVLALEGGHDLTAICDASEACVSALLSVELQPLDETVLQQKPNINAVATLEKVIEIQSKHWSCVQRFAAGLGRSLREAQAGETEEAETVSAMALLSVGAEQAQAAAAREQSPRPAEEPMEQEPAL; encoded by the exons ATGAACTCTCCCACCGAGTCGG CAGATGGGATGTCAGGCCGGGAACCATCCTTGGAAATCCTGCCTCGGACTCCTTTACACGGCATCCCTGTGACAG TGGAGGTGAAGCCGGTGTTGCCaggagccatgcccagctccatggggggtgggggtggaggcagcCCCAGCCCAGTGGAGCTGCGGGGTGCTCTGGCAGGCCCTGTGGACCCAGCGCTGCGTGAGCAGCAACTGCAGCAGGAGCTTCTGGCGCTTAAGCAGCAGCAACAGCTGCAGAAGCAGCTTTTGTTTGCTGAGTTCCAGAAACAGCATGACCACCTGACACGGCAGCATGAGGTCCAGCTGCAGAAGCACCTCAAG cagcagcagatgTTGGCAGCCAAGAGGCAGCAGGAGCTAGAGCAGCAGCGGCAGCGGgagcagcagcggcaggaggagctggagaagcagcGGCTGGAGCAGCAGCTGCTTATCCTGCGGAACAAGGAGAAGAGCAAAGAGA GTGCCATCGCCAGCACTGAGGTGAAGCTGAGGCTCCAGGAATTCCTCCTGTCAAAGTCAAAGGAGCCCACGCCAGGCGGCCTCAACCATTCCCTCCCGCAGCATCCCAAATGCTG GGGAGCCCACCATGCTTCTTTGGACCAGAGTTCCCCTCCCCAGAGTGGCCCCCCTGGGACGCCTCCCTCCTACAAACTGCCTTTGCTTGGGCCCTATGACAGCCGCGATGACTTCCCCCTCCGCAAAACAG CCTCTGAACCCAACTTGAAAGTACGTTCAAGGCTAAAGCAGAAGGTGGCTGAGCGGAGAAGCAGTCCCCTCCTGCGTCGCAAGGATGGGACTGTCATTAGCACCTTTAAGAAGAGAGCTGTTGAGATCACAGGTGCCGGGCCTGGGG TGTCATCAGTGTGTAACAGCGCGCCAGGCTCTGGCCCTAGCTCTCCCAACAGCTCCCACAGCACCATCGCTGAGAACGGGTTTACTGGCTCAGTCCCCAACATCCCCACTGAG ATGCTCCCCCAGCACCGGGCCCTCCCTCTGGAGAGCTCTCCCAACCAGTTCAGCCTCTACACGTCTCCCTCTCTGCCCAACATCTCCCTAGGGCTGCAGGCCACAGTCACTGTCACCAACTCGCACCTCACC GCCTCCCCGAAACTGTCCACGCAGCAGGAGGCCGAGAGGCAGGCCCTCCAGTCCCTGCGGCAGGGTGGTACACTGACTGGCAAGTTCATGAGCACATCCTCTATCCCTGGCTGCCTGCTGGGTGTGGCGCTGGAGGGTGACACGAGTCCCCATGGGCATGCCTCTCTGCTACAGCACGTACTGCTGCTGGAGCAGGCCCGGCAGCAGAGCACCCTCATCGCTG TGCCGCTCCATGGGCAGTCCCCACTGGTGACAGGTGAACGAGTGACTACCAGCATGCGGACAGTGGGCAAGCTCCCAAGGCATCGACCCCTGAGCCGCACCCAGTCCTCACCACTACCCCAGAGCCCGCAGGCCCTGCAGCAGCTGGTCATGCAGCAGCAGCACCAACAGTTCCTGGagaagcagaagcagcagcagctgcagctaGGCAAG ATCCTCACAAAGACCGGGGAGCTGTCGCGACAGCCCACCACCCACCctgaggagacagaagaggagTTGACAGAGCAGCAGGAGGCCTTGCTGGGGGAAGGGGCCCTCACTATACCCCGAGAAGGATCCACAGAGAGTGAGAGCACGCAGGAAGacctggaggaggaagaaggggaggaggaggaagaggaggaggaagaggaggactgCATCCAGGTCAAGGATGAGGAGGGCGAGAGTGGTGCTGAGGAGGGACCTGACTTGGAGGAGTCCAGTGCTGGTTACAAAAAG gtATTCTCAGATGCCCAGCAGCTGCAGCCTCTGCAGGTGTACCAGGCGCCCCTCAGCCTGTCCACTGTGCCCCACCAGGCCCTGGGCCGCACCCAGTCCTCACCTGCTGCTCCTGGGAGCATGAAGAGCCCCCCAGACCAGCCCACCAAGCACCTCTTCACCACGG GTGTGGTTTACGACACGTTCATGCTGAAGCACCAGTGCATGTGTGGGAACACACACGTGCACCCCGAGCATGCCGGTCGCATCCAGAGCATCTGGTCCCGGCTGCAGGAGACTGGCCTGCTTAGCAAGTGTGAG CGGGTCCGGGGTCGCAAAGCCACGCTGGACGAGATTCAGACAGTGCACTCGGAATACCACACCCTGCTCTATGGGACTAGCCCCCTCAACCGACAGAAGCTGGACAGCAAGAAGTTGCTTG GCCCCATCAGCCAGAAGATGTATGCCGTGCTGCCTTGTGGGGGTATCGGG GTGGACAGTGACACCGTGTGGAATGAGATGCACTCCTCCAGTGCCGTTCGCATGGCGGTGGGCTGCTTGGTGGAGCTAGCTTTCAAGGTGGTGACAGGAGAGCTCAAG AATGGATTTGCCATCATCCGGCCTCCAGGACACCATGCCGAGGAATCCACAGCCAT ggGATTCTGCTTCTTCAACTCTGTAGCCATCACAACCAAACTCTTGCAGCAGAAGCTCAATGTGGGCAAGGTTCTCATCGTGGACTGG GACATTCACCATGGCAATGGCACCCAGCAAGCGTTCTACAAtgactcctctgtgctctacatCTCCCTGCATCGCTATGACAACGGGAACTTCTTTCCAGGCTCGGGGGCTCCTGAAGAG GTTGGCGGAGGGCCGGGCGTGGGGTACAATGTGAACGTGGCATGGACGGGAGGTGTGGATCCCCCCATCGGAGACGTGGAATACCTAACAGCCTTCAG GACAGTGGTGATGCCCATTGCCCACGAATTCTCACCTGATGTGGTCCTAGTCTCCGCCGGGTTTGATGCTGTTGAGGGACATCTGTCTCCGCTGGGTGGCTACTCTGTCACCGCCAGAT GTTTTGGCCACTTGACCAGGCAGCTGATGACGCTGGCAGGGGGCCGGGTGGTGCTGGCCCTGGAGGGGGGCCATGACTTGACCGCCATCTGTGATGCCTCTGAGGCGTGTGTCTCAGCTCTGCTCAGCGTGGAG CTACAGCCCTTGGATGAGACAGTCTTACAGCAGAAGCCCAACATCAACGCTGTGGCCACGCTAGAGAAAGTCATCGAGATCCAGA GCAAACACTGGAGTTGTGTGCAGAGGTTTGCCGCTGGTCTGGGTCGTTCCCTGCGGGAAGCCCAGGCGGGTGAGACGGAGGAGGCTGAGACTGTGAGCGCCATGGCCTTGCTGTCGGTGGGGGCCGAGCAGGCCCAGGCTGCTGCAGCCAGGGAGCAAAGCCCTAG GCCAGCAGAGGAGCCTATGGAGCAGGAGCCTGCCCTGTGA